One window of the Halonatronomonas betaini genome contains the following:
- a CDS encoding nucleoside phosphorylase: MEEVQKHIRCKKGDIASYVLTPGSVERVEKIADHFDNKELVTRHREYLIYNGQYKGVDVTVCSTGIGGPSTSIALEEMIKVGADTFIRVGSCGARQPDIEIGDVIVVDSAFRGEGTSKEYVDSAFPAVADHYVTAALIEAVKDKGRKLHIGTSYTRDAYYKQNPALNELLTEYNVKCSEQECSTIYTLARIHGVRSGGIVGTDSNILLPEQPTLAEKEELFAKAEQESIEIALEAIYKLAEQDKK, translated from the coding sequence ATGGAAGAAGTTCAAAAACATATTAGATGTAAAAAAGGTGATATAGCAAGTTATGTCTTAACACCTGGTTCAGTTGAAAGGGTTGAAAAGATTGCAGATCATTTTGATAATAAAGAACTTGTTACTAGACACAGGGAATATTTAATTTATAACGGTCAGTATAAAGGTGTTGATGTAACTGTCTGTTCAACAGGAATAGGTGGACCTTCAACTTCAATAGCATTAGAAGAAATGATTAAAGTCGGAGCTGATACTTTTATCAGGGTTGGATCCTGTGGTGCAAGACAACCAGATATAGAAATTGGCGATGTCATTGTTGTTGACAGCGCATTTAGAGGAGAAGGTACTAGTAAAGAATATGTAGATTCAGCTTTTCCAGCAGTAGCTGACCACTATGTAACTGCAGCTTTGATTGAGGCTGTTAAAGATAAAGGTCGCAAACTACATATTGGTACCAGCTATACTCGAGATGCATATTATAAGCAAAACCCAGCACTTAATGAACTTCTAACAGAATATAATGTGAAATGCTCGGAACAGGAATGTTCTACAATCTATACTCTGGCTAGAATTCATGGTGTAAGATCCGGAGGTATAGTTGGCACAGATTCTAATATACTTTTACCAGAACAGCCAACTCTTGCTGAAAAAGAAGAATTATTTGCTAAAGCTGAACAGGAATCAATCGAGATTGCCCTGGAAGCCATCTATAAGTTGGCTGAACAGGATAAGAAGTAG
- a CDS encoding ABC transporter ATP-binding protein, whose protein sequence is MNTKASPLIKLNNVTKEFPYDRSFFGYKKSLKAVNDISLEIVPGEILALVGESGCGKTTTGRLILNLESLTSGDIIYKDKSRSDFQDKDWKEYRQKVQVVFQNSKASLNPRKNIANIMRSALTCSGIMDKNDKQAIKERILQLLNDVGLKPAEKFLSKYPNELSGGQRQRIGIARALATEPEFIVADEPVSALDVSVKSQVLRSLQKLQTERGLAFLFISHELTVVRSVADRIAVMYLGKIVEIGTNDQVFEKQIHPYTESLVSSTPIPNPEKTRNKERIILSGSVPSPKNPPSGCHFHPRCFYAKEICSKKVPSLEEIESGHQVSCHFAKERFDNRNQGGNL, encoded by the coding sequence ATGAATACTAAAGCATCTCCATTAATAAAACTAAATAATGTAACTAAAGAATTTCCTTATGACCGTTCATTTTTTGGTTATAAAAAGTCTTTAAAAGCAGTTAATGATATATCATTAGAGATAGTTCCAGGTGAAATTTTAGCATTAGTTGGCGAGAGCGGTTGTGGTAAAACAACTACAGGACGACTAATTCTCAATCTCGAGAGTTTAACTTCTGGGGACATTATCTATAAAGATAAATCAAGGTCTGATTTTCAAGACAAGGATTGGAAAGAATATCGACAGAAAGTTCAGGTGGTCTTTCAAAATAGTAAAGCTTCATTAAATCCTAGAAAGAATATTGCTAATATAATGCGATCGGCTCTAACCTGTTCAGGAATAATGGATAAAAATGATAAGCAGGCTATTAAAGAAAGAATACTTCAGTTATTAAATGATGTTGGTCTTAAGCCAGCTGAAAAATTTTTAAGTAAATACCCTAATGAACTTTCTGGTGGGCAGAGACAGAGAATTGGAATAGCAAGGGCGCTTGCAACTGAACCAGAATTTATTGTTGCTGATGAACCAGTTTCTGCACTGGATGTTTCAGTTAAATCTCAAGTTTTAAGATCCTTACAAAAGCTTCAGACCGAAAGAGGCCTTGCCTTTTTATTTATCAGTCATGAGTTGACAGTAGTTCGTTCAGTGGCGGATAGAATAGCGGTTATGTATTTAGGTAAAATAGTTGAGATTGGAACAAATGATCAGGTTTTTGAAAAACAGATTCATCCATATACAGAATCGCTTGTTTCTTCAACACCTATTCCAAATCCTGAAAAGACAAGAAATAAGGAGAGAATAATTCTATCTGGGTCAGTACCATCACCTAAAAATCCGCCATCAGGCTGTCATTTTCATCCACGTTGCTTTTATGCAAAGGAAATTTGCTCTAAAAAAGTTCCAAGTTTAGAAGAAATAGAATCAGGCCATCAGGTATCATGCCATTTTGCTAAAGAAAGATTCGATAATAGAAATCAAGGAGGTAATTTATAA
- a CDS encoding ABC transporter ATP-binding protein translates to MKNINSYEDYLLEIKNLTTEIKIPNGIIKPVEIEKFFVPKGKIIGLAGESGSGKSMTAYSILNLFPTSAARVKDGEINFKGRNLLKLKEKELRKIRGNEIGMVFQDYSLTFNPVVKIGKQLKEELKAHNIGDRDNRILSSLEEVGLSKDIIDRYPHELSGGMLQRVGIVSALICDPELVIADEPTTALDVTIQAQILDLLKELQKKKNFTLLIITHDLGVIADISDYVYIMYTGKVVEVNDVYSIFNEPKHPYTKGLLKGAFSMQSSKKEIEQPIKGSIPNLTELPNGCRFNPRCPEVMEICKKELPPFFDNEVACWLYK, encoded by the coding sequence ATGAAAAACATTAATTCATATGAAGATTATCTGTTAGAAATAAAGAATTTAACAACTGAAATTAAAATTCCTAATGGAATTATTAAACCAGTTGAAATAGAAAAGTTCTTTGTTCCTAAAGGAAAGATTATTGGTCTTGCAGGAGAAAGTGGTAGTGGTAAATCAATGACAGCATATTCAATTCTTAATCTATTCCCGACTTCTGCAGCAAGAGTCAAAGATGGTGAGATTAATTTTAAAGGAAGAAATCTACTTAAGTTAAAAGAAAAAGAATTGAGAAAAATTAGAGGCAATGAAATTGGTATGGTTTTTCAGGATTATTCTCTTACTTTTAATCCAGTTGTTAAGATTGGAAAGCAACTTAAAGAAGAACTTAAAGCTCACAATATAGGTGATCGAGACAATAGAATTTTATCAAGTCTTGAAGAGGTTGGACTTTCAAAGGATATTATAGATCGTTATCCACATGAATTATCTGGAGGGATGCTTCAGAGAGTTGGAATTGTTTCAGCTCTTATCTGTGATCCAGAATTAGTTATAGCTGATGAGCCAACCACAGCTTTAGATGTAACAATTCAAGCTCAAATACTTGATTTATTAAAGGAACTTCAAAAGAAAAAGAATTTTACACTTTTAATTATAACCCATGACTTAGGGGTTATTGCTGATATTAGTGACTATGTTTATATCATGTATACAGGTAAGGTTGTTGAAGTAAATGATGTTTATTCAATTTTTAATGAACCTAAGCATCCTTATACTAAAGGTCTTTTAAAAGGAGCTTTTTCAATGCAAAGCTCAAAAAAAGAAATAGAACAACCTATTAAAGGGAGTATACCTAATCTTACAGAACTTCCAAATGGTTGTAGATTTAATCCAAGATGCCCGGAGGTAATGGAAATATGCAAAAAAGAGTTGCCTCCATTTTTTGATAATGAAGTTGCTTGCTGGCTTTATAAATAA
- a CDS encoding ABC transporter permease: MAEDNLGSSEIKKIWYYFSRKKIAIIGMFLVLAIIIIAIFAPVLAPHSPRSVSRLRFEPPGTEGHLLGTDNLGRDVLSGVIWGARVSLIVGILAAFTGTIIGIIVGALSGYYGGWIDNILMRITELFMTIPRFVLALVVISFFGTGLNRLILVIGVLSWPGMARLVRSEYLSHSSLPYVESGKVIGMSDFRLIFIEILPNVLPQIIVVSTLNIATAILLEAGLGFFGLGDPNMMSWGGMLSLAQDYLRRAWWMSVFPGAAISLAVLGFNLVGNGLNEATNPVLQSD, from the coding sequence TTGGCAGAAGATAATTTAGGTAGCTCAGAAATAAAAAAAATCTGGTACTATTTTAGCCGTAAAAAAATAGCTATAATTGGTATGTTCTTAGTTTTAGCAATTATTATAATTGCTATTTTTGCTCCAGTACTTGCACCACATAGCCCCAGGTCAGTTTCAAGATTGAGATTTGAACCACCTGGGACAGAAGGACATTTACTTGGAACAGATAATCTTGGTCGAGATGTACTGAGTGGTGTTATTTGGGGTGCCAGAGTATCCTTGATTGTAGGTATTCTTGCAGCATTTACTGGTACAATAATTGGTATCATTGTAGGAGCCTTAAGCGGTTATTATGGTGGCTGGATAGATAACATATTAATGCGTATAACAGAGTTGTTTATGACAATACCGAGATTTGTGTTAGCTCTTGTTGTAATCTCATTCTTTGGTACAGGATTAAATAGATTAATATTAGTAATTGGAGTTTTAAGCTGGCCAGGAATGGCAAGATTAGTTAGGAGTGAATACCTCTCTCATAGTAGTTTGCCATATGTAGAAAGCGGAAAAGTAATTGGTATGAGTGATTTTAGATTAATCTTTATTGAGATATTACCAAATGTTCTGCCCCAAATTATTGTTGTTTCAACCCTTAATATAGCAACAGCTATTCTTTTAGAAGCAGGTCTAGGATTCTTTGGATTAGGTGACCCTAATATGATGAGCTGGGGTGGTATGTTAAGTTTAGCCCAGGATTATTTGAGAAGAGCCTGGTGGATGTCAGTTTTTCCGGGAGCAGCAATTTCCCTGGCAGTTCTTGGGTTTAACTTAGTCGGTAATGGTCTTAATGAAGCAACTAATCCGGTGCTACAAAGTGATTAG
- a CDS encoding ABC transporter permease gives MSSSNSGGRTLGQYALLRVAQAIPLIIAIIIINFLLINLAPGDPITALVGEFPVPAEYAEQMRTEFGLDQNIFIRLARYIGNVFRGNLGFSFNYRVPVLTLVLGRLLRTMILMISTIVFATIVGVLFGILAARYKNTIIDNIAVAFSTIGYSIPVFWSGQILILVFAVWLGWFPSGGLQSIRADYSGFQFYWDRMIHMILPMLALSLRYIALTTRVTRTSLIENLSSDFVLAARSRGISSKNVLFRHGLRNSLMPIVTIIGYHFTFIVAGSALVETVFGWPGVGRLLYTSISARDYPTLIGILLIVSIVVIIVTLLTDLLYAYIDPRVKYE, from the coding sequence ATGAGTTCTAGTAATAGCGGAGGTAGAACCTTAGGGCAATACGCTTTATTGCGTGTTGCCCAGGCTATACCTCTCATAATTGCAATAATAATCATAAACTTTTTATTGATTAATTTAGCTCCAGGTGATCCAATTACAGCTCTTGTGGGAGAATTTCCAGTACCTGCTGAATATGCCGAGCAGATGAGAACGGAATTTGGGCTTGATCAGAACATATTTATTCGTCTGGCAAGATATATTGGAAATGTTTTTAGAGGTAACCTCGGTTTTTCATTTAATTATAGGGTGCCTGTGTTGACTTTAGTGTTAGGTAGACTTCTTAGAACAATGATTCTTATGATATCAACAATAGTTTTTGCAACAATTGTTGGAGTATTGTTTGGAATATTGGCAGCAAGATATAAAAATACAATTATTGATAATATTGCTGTTGCATTTTCCACAATAGGTTATTCAATACCTGTTTTCTGGTCAGGTCAGATATTAATTTTAGTTTTTGCAGTCTGGCTAGGATGGTTTCCATCAGGAGGACTTCAATCGATTAGGGCTGATTATTCTGGATTTCAATTTTATTGGGATAGAATGATTCATATGATATTACCAATGTTAGCATTATCTTTAAGATATATTGCATTAACAACTAGGGTAACAAGGACTAGTTTGATTGAAAATTTAAGTTCAGACTTTGTACTTGCAGCTAGATCTAGAGGCATTAGTTCTAAGAATGTATTATTTAGACATGGGCTCAGGAATTCACTAATGCCGATTGTCACTATAATAGGATACCACTTCACTTTTATAGTAGCAGGTTCAGCTCTTGTTGAAACAGTTTTTGGTTGGCCAGGAGTGGGAAGGTTACTCTATACTTCGATATCGGCTAGAGATTATCCGACATTGATTGGGATACTATTAATAGTTTCTATAGTTGTAATAATAGTTACATTATTAACTGATTTATTATACGCCTATATAGATCCCAGGGTAAAATATGAATAA